Proteins encoded within one genomic window of Glycine soja cultivar W05 chromosome 1, ASM419377v2, whole genome shotgun sequence:
- the LOC114407426 gene encoding uncharacterized protein LOC114407426, translating to MTFRKNHPPKFSGDYDPEGDRLWLAETEKIFEAMGCLEEHKVPYATFMLQGEAENWWKFVKPTLAAPRGVIPWNSFKDKFLDNYFPRDLRKRKAREFLDLKQGNMSVGEYTAKFNELLQYWPQYQDAWNEEGLCAQFENGLRLEIQQAVSYMQITDFNQLVTKCRIFEDKMKERQTRGFGGPQRSHPF from the coding sequence atgactttccgtaagaaccacccgccgaAGTTCAGTGGGGACTATGATCCAGAGGGTGATAGGTTATGGTTAGCTGAGACTgagaagattttcgaggcgatgggttgcctcgaggagcataaggtccctTATGCGACGTTCATGCTCCAGGGAGAAGCTGAGAactggtggaagttcgtgaaacCTACATTAGCAGCACCTAGAGGCGTTATTCCTTGGAATtccttcaaggacaaattcctaGACAACTATTTTCCACGAGATCTCAGAAAGCGAAAGGCGAGGGAATTCCTGGATTTGAAGCAGGGAAACATGTCCGTTGGAGAATACACGGCCAAATTTAATGAACTTCTACAGTactggcctcaataccaagatgcttgGAACGAAGAGGGCTTATGTGCTCaatttgagaatgggcttcgacTGGAAATTCAACAGGCAGTTAGCTACATGCAGATTACAGATTTCAATCAACTGGTGACAAAGTGCCGAATATTTGAggacaagatgaaagagaggcaAACCAGAGGCTTTGGAGGACCACAAAGAAGTCACCCTTTTTGA